In Bacteroidota bacterium, the genomic window ACTGCACGAAGAGCCGAACGCATCATATCGCAATACAAAAAAAGCTTCAAAAGCAGGTTGAACAAAGAAAATGCTGCACTTTTCCGTGGCAACGAGGCAACCCTGACGCTGTTCCATTTGATCTGGATCTTCAACATTTCGTCATCCTGCAACGTCACTTTCAGGATTTCCCCTACATCCTTTTAAGGGCGTCCGGTGCAGGCGCTTTTACAACAAAGACTCACCGTTCATATCTGTGGTAAGGTAGCCCGTCATCACCTCCAGGAAAGGAAGCATTTTGGAAAAGCCCATGGCAACCTGCTGCTCGAAGCCCTCAGCAAGCACATCACTATCTGTATAGGTGTGTTTGACGAGAAATTGTTTATGGTTGAGCAAGTCGATATCCGGGTGTGTTTTATCAAACCCTTTAGGAGCAGTTTTGAGTTTTTGCCCTTCCATTGACCCGAAAAATTTTTTAAACGCCTTGCCTTCCAACACGTCACGCAGCGGTTCTGCGTCTGCGGCTATTTGCCGGCGAAGGTGCAATAAGTCATCTTTATTGGGGCCCCAGAAGCCACCTCCGATGTAGGTGTTACCGGGCTCGATATGAAAAGCCATGCCTCCCCTGCGTGAAGCACCAGCGCGCTTGAATGAGCCTCCCCAATACACCTTGTAGGGCGTCTTGTCTTTCGAAAAGCGTATGTCGCGATAGATACGGTAAATCGTTTTACGGGGAGAACGGGGCTCCATCACGTCAAAAGCTGACAACGCTTGCATCACGGTCTCGGCAAAACAAAGGGCTTCTGCGTGCGATTGCTCGTATGTGCTGCGGTTTTCTTCAAACCATGCGCGGTCATTATTCCCTCGCAAGGCCAGTAAGAAGTCGAAGGAGTATTGTGTTATGCAGCCCATAGTGTCTACTCGATAACCTCTAATAAAACAATAGCCGGCTCCATGTCATCTATTGCAATGGTAAACTGAACGGAATCGCCCACGGCGATCCCATTGAGCACTGTTGAATCTTTCACCGCAAAAAACATGGCCATGGCATCCATATACCCTGGGATGTCTTCGTGGTCGATATTTACGTACGATTTTGAATCAGTAATCACTTTTACAATACCGCGAGCCTCAAACGTTTGGGGTTGCACAGTCGCTTCTTTTTTTGCACACGCCGGCAACAGTGCCACAACAAGCACAACGATAGCAAAACTTACATACTTCATGCTCTTGTAAAGGCTGGTGGTCATTCAGTCATGCAACTCACCCACAACAGTAATGAGTTAGAAGTCTAAAAGTACAACCTTCTGGAAGGGAGAAATGCGAAGAATGCCTGAAAGAAAGGTACGTGCCTCAAAGTGGCTACTAGATGGGCGATGGGACTGGGCTTTCCCTGCAAGATAAAAAACACTGGAGAGATCCTTAGCATTCGCTCAGGATACGGCTTTGTCTGTGCTTAATTTTGGTTTTTTCCGACAAAGCCTAGTTACGGCGGTCGTGTAAATCTTCGAACCAGGACAACGGGAGTCCTTCAGAATCGCCGTGGGCGTAAAAGTAGGAAGCGTCAGCGTGCTGTACAAACTGATGGCGCTGGTCCTCGCGGATTTCTCTGACGCCAACAGGAATGGTAATCCCTTTTTCTGTGGCTTCGCGGCGAAAGATGGTAGGATCGAGATCAAGGTCTGCAGTCTCCTCCGGGAAGAAAAGCCTGTACGCAGTAATCACCACCCACGTCAACATAAAGAAGAGGATAGGTACGGCAACAATCGTAAATAAGGTAAAGAAAGTCAGCATTGTATTACGCTGCCCCCATTAACGGATGGCCTGTGAGATTAGTGCTTGATTAAATTGTAACAGGTAAATGTATTTGATGCAAGTTGTAAAGAGAAATTTAAACACCTTGTTACAAGTTGTGCCGGATTTCTCTGCTTCAGCGCATTCACCTGGTGTATAAGATGGGCCATGGTTTTATGACCAATCTGCAAAGCCCAAGTTCCAAACAAAAAAGCAGCCCGGCAAACGTGTTGCGGGGCTGCTAATAAAACACATGACTGGCGCCAAACGCACAGCCTAAAAGAACTTAGTGATCAGAACCTGCTTCTTCGGTTGCTGTAGCCTCAGCCGGCGCTTCGATC contains:
- a CDS encoding DUF2461 domain-containing protein, yielding MGCITQYSFDFLLALRGNNDRAWFEENRSTYEQSHAEALCFAETVMQALSAFDVMEPRSPRKTIYRIYRDIRFSKDKTPYKVYWGGSFKRAGASRRGGMAFHIEPGNTYIGGGFWGPNKDDLLHLRRQIAADAEPLRDVLEGKAFKKFFGSMEGQKLKTAPKGFDKTHPDIDLLNHKQFLVKHTYTDSDVLAEGFEQQVAMGFSKMLPFLEVMTGYLTTDMNGESLL
- a CDS encoding copper-binding protein yields the protein MKYVSFAIVVLVVALLPACAKKEATVQPQTFEARGIVKVITDSKSYVNIDHEDIPGYMDAMAMFFAVKDSTVLNGIAVGDSVQFTIAIDDMEPAIVLLEVIE